The Sphingomonas sanguinis nucleotide sequence GCCAGGCGAACATCGAAGATGCACCGATATAGCGCGCCTTGCCCGCCTTCACGACGTCGTGCAGAGCCTCCAGCGTCTCCTCGATCGGCACTTCATGGTCGAAGCGGTGGATCTGGTAGAGGTCGACATAATCGGTGCCGAGCCGGGTAAGGCTGGCGTCGATCTCGGCCATGATCGCCTTGCGGCTGAGCCCCGCGCCGTTCGGTCCGGGGCGCATCCGGCCATGGACCTTGGTGGCGATCACCACCTCATCGCGGCGAGTGAAGTCCTTCAGCGCGCGGCCGACGATCTCCTCCGACGTGCCGTCCGAATAGACGTTGGCGGTGTCGAAGAAATTGATGCCGGCCTCCACCGCTTGGCGCAGCAGTGGCCGGCTCGTCTCCTCATCGAGCGTCCAGGTGTGATTGCCGCGATCCGGGACGCCATAGGTCATGCAGCCGAGACACAGTCGCGAGACGTCGAGGCCGGTGCTGCCGAGTTTGATATAGTCCATGGATAATCTCGCTTGTCCGGTGTGCTGCTGCAACGAACGGGAGGCTCTTGTGTCGCAAGCGATGGAAAGATCAGCCGATCCGCCGGAGTCGCTCGATCGCCGGCGGCTCAGCAAGCAACGCGTCGAAGCGGGCGGCAAGCCGGGTGAGGGCGGGAGCGCGGCCATGGGCGTCGAGGGCGGCCTGGTCAGCCCAGCTCTCCACCATCACGATCACGCCGGGCGCGTCGCGGCTCTCGTGCGCATCGTAGAGCAGGCAGCCCGGTTCCGCGCGCACCTCGTCAAGCATCTCGAGTAACGTGGTGGCCAGTTCCTCGGCCTTTCCGGGCCGCGGGACGAGGCGGGCGACGACGTGAACGATCGGATCAGTCATGCTGGGCCTCCCATCCTTCCAGAACGATCTTGCCGCGCGTGGTGGTACTCTCGATGCGGCGGTGCGCCTCGATAAGGTTGGCGGCATTTATTGGCGAGAGCGTGTCAGTCGCCGTGGTGCGAACGCGCCCCACGTCCACCAGTTCGGCCACCGCGTCCAACAGTCGCCCCTGCTCGCCGACGTCCGGTGTGTCGAGGAGCGACCGGGTGAACATCAATTCCCAATGAACCGACACCGCCTTACGCTTGAAGGCGACGATGTCGAGGCTGGCGGGATCGTCGATCAGCGCGAAGCGTCCCTGCGGCGCGATCAACTCGGCAATGTCGGTCAGATGGCGATCGGTATGGGTGGTCGAGAAGACGAAGGCAGGCGCGCCTAACCCCAAGGCAGCGATCTGCGGTGCCATCGGTTGGGAATGATCGATGACATGATGCGCGCCTAGGTCACGCACCCAGCTTTCCGTCTCGGCGCGCGAGGCGGTGGCGATCACGGTCAGGTCGGTCCGGGCTCGCGCGATCTGGATCGTAGCGGAACCCACACCACCCGCGCCGCCGATGATCAGGATGGCGCGGGCACCGCTGGCCGGCTGATCGTCGACCTTCAACCGGTCGAACAGGGTTTCCCAGGCCGTGATCGCCGTCAGCGGCAGCGCTGCCGCCTCGGCGAAGCCGATGCTGCGTGGCCGATGGCCGACGATGCGCTCGTCGACCAGCTGATATTCCGCATTGCTGCCGTCGCGCATCAGGTCGCCCGCATAGAAGACCTCGTCACCCACCTTGAAGCGGGTGGCT carries:
- a CDS encoding aldo/keto reductase gives rise to the protein MDYIKLGSTGLDVSRLCLGCMTYGVPDRGNHTWTLDEETSRPLLRQAVEAGINFFDTANVYSDGTSEEIVGRALKDFTRRDEVVIATKVHGRMRPGPNGAGLSRKAIMAEIDASLTRLGTDYVDLYQIHRFDHEVPIEETLEALHDVVKAGKARYIGASSMFAWQFATMLHVAEANGWTRFSTMQNYVNLLYREEEREMLPLCAAEGIGVIPWSPLARGRLTRDWDETTERSATDEFGHTLYAATAEADRKVVEAVAAVASERGVPRAQVALAWVLAKPEVSAPIVGASKPGHLDDAIAALDLELSDDEIARLEAPYVPHAVVGFS
- a CDS encoding putative quinol monooxygenase; amino-acid sequence: MTDPIVHVVARLVPRPGKAEELATTLLEMLDEVRAEPGCLLYDAHESRDAPGVIVMVESWADQAALDAHGRAPALTRLAARFDALLAEPPAIERLRRIG
- a CDS encoding zinc-binding alcohol dehydrogenase family protein, which translates into the protein MRAIAYRQPGPIDRADALIDVELPRPIPTGRDILVAVRAISVNPVDAKVRAGAAPFDGRDERVLGWDAAGVVEAVGPEATRFKVGDEVFYAGDLMRDGSNAEYQLVDERIVGHRPRSIGFAEAAALPLTAITAWETLFDRLKVDDQPASGARAILIIGGAGGVGSATIQIARARTDLTVIATASRAETESWVRDLGAHHVIDHSQPMAPQIAALGLGAPAFVFSTTHTDRHLTDIAELIAPQGRFALIDDPASLDIVAFKRKAVSVHWELMFTRSLLDTPDVGEQGRLLDAVAELVDVGRVRTTATDTLSPINAANLIEAHRRIESTTTRGKIVLEGWEAQHD